The sequence TGTTATCTGGATGTGATATTTGACTACCAAACTACATGAAAAAACTCatcaattgtctttttttttttaaaaaaagtaagtgCTTATCAGATTGGCAGAGGCTAACTCAGATGCCTTTGAATTCACATAACtttaatatttagtaaaattaatTTGGTAAATTTAATCTTAAAACTCTCGAGTAATTTGCAATCTTACAACTATGTTATGTTAAACctcattttttttcacttgaaattTGGGTTACTAAATTAAAATAGTAAGAGCATAAAATGTTTTTGGTGAAGTTTATAAAACACAAGGATATGGATTTTGCCAAAAAAAAGTAGGTTTTTTCTAGTTAGGAAACTATTTAAGAGttgctttaaaataaaggaaaaattacaCAGATAAAAGTAAATAAGAAGAACAATTTAGCGAGGACAACAAAAGTTAACTCTGAGACCTGTGATTAccgagaagatacttgatatggaGGAAGGGCAAAAACATGTAACTATTAAAACCAGAGGGTATAATGCAAAGGAATTGTTCCACTTTTTAGATTGttatcagtttcttaaaaaaaaaaaaatctacgtAGTAGATTGTAAAAAATAACCACTTTAAGGGccaaattcttaattttaaatgtttcagaaTTTAAGAACTTGTTTGGGTTGATGCAGGACCCGTAGATCTCTATTAAGCAATCACTAATGAGTATATGTGATCCAAATGCACAGGAGGTTATTCTGGAGAGAACAACCAGCTTAGTGGACCAGACAGCACCACTAAAAGGTCTGTTGGCCCTGAGAAGGGGACTAGCCAACTCTCCCTATAAAACACCAAGTGCAGCACCCAGATGAAGCAGTGAATGTGCTTTGTATGCGAGCCATGTGGCATCTGTGTATATTTTCGTACTAGTaaatgctgttttagttactatggccttacagtataattgaaatcaggtaatgtgatgcctcctgGTTTGTTCTTTTTACAGAGAATTGTTTTAGCTCTTCAGGCTGGTTTTTGGTTCCAAAcgaatttaaaaattgctttctcTGTAATTCTGTTAAAGAAATGAGATTTGTAATCTgataggaattgtgttgaatctgtagcatgctttgggcaatatggtcattttaacaatattgattcttcccatttgTGAGCaaggaatatttttctgtttggttGTGTTGCCTACAGTtcctttcatcagcattttgtcATTCTCTGTGTAGAGGTGTTTCACCTCCTTCGTTAAATATACTCctcagtgtgtgtttgtgtttgtgtgttcttaatttggttctcagcttgaatggtattgatgtatagaaaggctactgatttttgtaGCTTGATTCTGTATCCagagactttactgaagtcacTTATCAAGTCTACGAGTCTTCTGGAAGAATCTTCAGGGTTTTCTTGGTATATGATCGTGTCATCAGCACACACAGATAATTTCACTTTCTGTTTTCCAATGTGGATGcactttctttctgttgcctgattgctctggctaggacttccagtactctgttgaataggagtggtgagagtggacatccttgtcttgttccatttcttgggaaaatgctttcatttctccCCATTCAatttgatattggctgtgggtttgtcatataaggctcttattattttggggtATGTTTCTTTCATGCCTAGTCTGTTGAGggattttatcatgaagggatattggaCTTTACTGAATGCTttatctgcatctattgagatgatcgtatGCTTTTTGTTCTTAGTTCACGTTTATGTCATGAGTCACCTTTATTGactttgcatatattgaaccatgcTTTCATCTCTGGAATCAAGTCAACTTGATCATGatatattatgttttttataCACTGTTAGAttccatttgctagtattttcttgaggatttttgtacCTATGTTCCTCAGGTTTcttggcctgtagttttatttttctgttgggtCCTTGTCTGATTTTGCTGTCAGGgtgatactggtttcatagaatgagctAGGAAAGAATCCCACcaccttgattttttggaaaCTTTCAGTAGGATTGGCACAAGCTCTTCTTTGTATATATGGCAAAtttcaactgtgaatccatctgttcctgcGCTTTCTTGCTGGAAGATGTTTATACTGATTCTTTTCTgttacttgttactggtctgtttaGGGTTTCTATTTTTTTGCCTGTGCGATCTTGGGAAGTCGTATATGtctaggaattcatccatttctctaggttttctagtttatgtgcataaagctGTTCAAAGTAGTCTCTGATGatcgtttgtatttctgtggtgttggtTGTACTGTCAACTtgatcatttctgattgtgcttatttaaaTCTCCTTTTTTTGGTTCGTGTAGTTAGCctctgtcaattttatttatactttcaaaaaaccaacagtTGATTCTTTGTAATGTTTTTGTCTCAGTCTCATTCTTTATCTGTCCTGTCTGAGTTTCCAAGCCAGGGCCACGGTGTTCAGGTGGGGGCAGGACGGGTGCACTGGGGCCGTGCAGCTGGCAAGCCCCATTAGCAGGAAGGAAGCCCCATTTAGCAGGACACAACAGAGGTGGGGAGCTGTGTGGTGCTCAGCTTGGCTGTTTCTGTGCCCCAGCTGTCATATTGATTCTGGGGCCCACAGAGGTGCctggcctcctccctccctgctaaGGCAGTGGCAGCTGGACccaggctactcagggatcagaaGCCTGTGGGACTCCACGTGGGCTCCAGAGGCGCCTCTGCACCATCTCCAGGAACTCCTAGTGTGCCTCTGCAGGCCAAGTGGGGTCAGGGGCTCTCCTGGGACCAGAATTGTAAAGGGCCAAGGCAGGGGTATGGATCCCAGGGGCCTCACACCCACTCACCCTTTCCCTTTGTTAAGGAGCCTCTCATCACTCACCCCTTCCCCTTGTTAGGGGGCCTCTCATCACTCACCCCTTCCCCGTGTTAAGAGCCTCTCCTGGCTCccaccttttctcttctcttctctccgtGTCCTCATGGTTCTCAGGTGAACCCCAGCGTCCTCTTGGAAGATCCACTTGACCTGTTGGTATTTACTCGCCATTTTGGGTCCTCTTGGTGAGTAGGCAGACTCCAGCCCTTTCCATTCAGCCAACTGGAACCTCAACCTCCAGTCATTTTCTTGTCACTTTTTACTCTTGGGAAATCCAGTCCCAATGTGCTCCTCTTTCCTTTgagaatagtttttattttctccagtaattttaaaattacttttaatctATTCTAGGTAGCTTTTACTCTATCATAGTTaagacattaattttatttattaatttgtttgcGGTAAACTcatgttctttcttcatttctataaaaatgtcAACCATTTTCTTTGCAAGTATTTACTGACTAACATACTCATTTCCTTCGTTCTGAAAGTGTGACACATAGAGAGATATCTGTTTCCTCTCCATTCTGTTTCTTGTGCGCAttaattatgttttctattttattcatttctagtttttctctgatgactaatgaaaAATTTAACTGATATTCCACACCAATACAATGTTCATCATTTCAGCTGTGTCTTGTCCTTGATGCAATTATTTCTAAATGTGCTGAtatgatttactatttttcacaTCACAATAGCTTCCTAATTCGTTTCTATAGTTGCCTGTTTTTTCTGTAATGGgcactttgatttttatttctcttgggtggGGTTTTCTCCTATACACGTGATCTTCTATACAGTTTCTCCCAGGGCTCACTCAGGAATGAAAGCTGATGAGGAGCATTGCTGTAGCCGCTTCTACCCTGCAGTGTCCATGCTTCCAAGCTTAGTATCAGCTCTGTGTTGTGCCCCGCATGGTGGGGCCCATGTGAGTCTCACACTCATGTGTGAGAGATGCCCGGTCCAGCAATGATAAAGTGAGTCTGTGTCATGCCCATCTGGGAAAGTGGCTTAGTGCTGAGTGTGGCTGGGGTCACTGAGCGGAGCTATCCCAGGGTCTGTCCACAAATACAGAAGAGGGGGAACCACAGTCTCTCCAGGGTCCCACGGTTTCCTACACTTTTTGCTTTGTTCTGAGAGAGAGACAAAGTGCCATGACTGCTCTGTGGGTTGGACAGATGCCTGTTTCCACCTGCAGGCTGGAACCCAAGCGGAGGTCTTGAATATTCCCAGGTACTGATAAAGCACTTTAGGTTGTTTctagaaaacactgaaaaaattaaCCCTTTTGCTAATTATTGTAGAAACAAGCCCTCTCCTCAACCAAATTCCTGAAACTCTCAAGTTAAACTTTGTAACCCACTCCCTTCACTGCAGACACCCAATAGGAAAGTCACAGGTGCAAGGATGAGATGACTTTGGTCAAACTCATACCCCATAGGGCCAGAAAGGCCTGAAGGAGGGAAGGCTCATGCTTCCAGGTCTCAGATGAGAACTGTTTctaaggacttttaaaaaaaccccacaagaaACTCTTTCATGCCCTTCACCCATCTCCTGCTTTGACAAGGTTTATCACTAGCTATTCTTTAGGATGTCAGGAATTCAGGTAAGATGCTCTCGAGAGAACATTTTCCCAGCAACAACATCTCCTGCAGTGGACCGACAGCAGCTCTGGCTCTGAACCTCTGGAACCAGAGAACTCTGTTTCTAAGCAGCTCTGTCAGCCTCTCCTTTGTTGCTGATAAGAACCTCCTTTACCTCTCTACGTACAGAGAGCTCTCTCTAAGGTGTTTTTCCTCTACTCTTACACCAATCATCAATgatcatcaacacagaagacttgtAGGATCagatgtgtggggtttttttttttttttttttttttttttgagacggagtctcgctctgtcacccaggctggagtgcagtggccagatctcagctcactgcaagctccgcctcccgggtttacgccattctcctgcctcagcctcccgagtagctgggactacaggtgcctgccacctcgcccggctagttttttgtatttttagtagagacggggtttgactgtgttagccaagatggtctcgatctcctgacctcgtgatccgcccgtctcggcttcccaaagtgctgggattacaggcgtgagccaccgcgcccggccatgtgtgggttttttttcccaaacCCAGTAGCTTAGACATCAGCTGGGATGTCTAAGTCAGTTCTGACGCTGTCTACCCAGAGACAGTCCGAGATCCCACAGATTGaaggctcagtccccaagactgccctCCACACCACTGCCAAGTCCAGACCTCCAACCAACTTCAAGTTGGGGATCCCATGACCCcctctttgggtttaatttgctgtagcagctcacagaactcagggagaCATGGACATTTCCTGGTTGAATACAAAGCACACTGCAGAGGACACAGATAAAGAGACGCATAGGAGGAGGCATGGGGGAAGGGGCACGGgacttccatgccctccctgggtgccaccctccaggaaccacTGCATGCTCAGCCATCCAGAAACTCATGAAACCCAGTCCTCTTGGgcttttatggaagcttcatgatGTCAGCATTTCCTCCCACAAGAAACAGGGTGAGACCATCTTCTGGGAGGGTCTTAAGATCCACCATCAGAAAGGCAGGGAACATTAGATTCTTGCCTTGAGCAGGTAaaggaagggcaggaggaggTCAGAGGCCTCCCCTGAGGCCCAACACAGCCAATGttataacaaaagactgtaacaagggctatgggagttaCAAGCAAGGAACCGCGGGTGAAAACCGGTATATATCCCAATATCACACTTCCCTCTCTGGACGCACTGTGTCTTGCCATGCCATGCACTCCAGATTGTAATCCTTGCTTCTCATTCCCAAATACACTCAAAATCCAGGCGACCCTGGAGCAaggcaaccttgaattcctgggatctCTTATATACACACTTTTTCAACCAAACAGGGATCAGAAGTATGTCATTTGTGAGAAGCAAGACCTGCGTGTATGAACAGCAAACTTTTCCTATATGCAGGTCAAGCAGAGACAACATCGAGGCTGGAGTACGGGCAGATTTGGGTACATGTAGCGGGCACTGAAACGAATTGCCTGTGTATCCCAAAAAACAACTGTACTGAGAGATCATATTCTCTagggttttttggttggttggttggttggttggttaaaGCTTTGTGTAGAACACCCAGTGCCTCCTTGTCCATCTCAGGAACATGCTTCTGTGTGGAAGCACATCCTTGAGATGCACAAGCAGACACTGGGCAAGGAGACAAGGATGCCCCACTCTATGGAAGTCCCCCTAATAAATGCTCTATGGACACCCTGGTGTTCAgtgcttctttctttggaatcccaGCAGCTCTATCACTGGACGGTTGGGTGCACTCCCTTGAGGTGACTCCCCTGGGTTGCTTGGGGTCCACTCCAGCCTCAGGTGTGGCTGGAGGACGCAGCCTCCCACCTTCATCTGGAGCCCTGAGCTCCCCCCTGTCATTGCAGATCGTGAGGTTCCTCTCCTGGCTCCACTCAGTGGTGGAAACCTCCACCCTAATGAGCCCTTGATGGTCCCGGGACCCTGTGGCATCTCATCTCTGGCCTCTGTTCTTTCTTGTGGATCCGTCTACCCTTGGGAACTTCCATACCTCTTTTTCTGCTCATGACCTTGATTCTCTGGGTATTTCAGAAATGCCTGATGTACACTTCTCCATTAGGGTCAGGGGCGACATCATGAGTGGATGCATCAACCATCCAACACCAAGATCCTCTCATGTCCCAGACACCTCAGATCTTACCTTGGTCTGGAAATGAAGCACAAATGAGCCCCTCCCAATGTCCCAGGCACCACTGACCCCACGACCACGGTGGCGAGCGGGATTTGTGAAAACAGTCTACAAAGGaaaagactgaggctcagagatggtTCACTAccgcccaaggtcacacaggcagTGGATGATAACCGGTCATTGAATAAATATCagctccctcccccactccccaaatCAAAGCTCAAACATAAGTCATTGTTCCAGAAATGCTGAGCAGGAATTGAGGTGCAGAGGGACGGCCAAGGGCACAGGGGCactaaagaggaaggaaagactCAGAGGTTTGTTCCCAGCTGGGTGGGGCTGGACGCTGtagcaaaaaaagttttaaaaaggggaagttGAGATGGGGACTATTTGGTTGAAAGAAAATTCACAATCCAGTGCCAGGAAAGAAGTCAACTTTTCTTCCCCTATTTCCCTGCATTTCTCCTCTGTGCTCACTGCCACACGCAGCTCAGCCTGGACGGCACAGCCAGATGTGAGATGCGTCTCTGCTGATCTGAGTCTGCCTGCAGCATGGACCTGCGTCTTCCCTGAAGCATCTCCAGGGCTGGAGAGATAATTGGCAAGGTAAGGACCCCACAACCTTGCGCTGATGGATggctgaaggagggagggagacttTGTGGGAGACTGTGAAGGGGAAGCCTCTGCTACCCTCATCTGGAAGGGCAGACACAGGAAGCACCAGTTCTATTTGCCGCTACATCCCGGCTCTCAGTGAGACGAGGATAAACCAGACAGACAGTGGCTGGGGGTCAGGAAAGACCCCATTACAGTCTGAAATGTCTGCAGAGGGCCCGGTGCCTGCCCCAACCTCAGACCTAAAGGAATGACAGCCAGGTTCCTGGGGAGGGCAGTTCCGCTTCCTGTGTGGCTGCAGATGACAAAATCCCATGACAAGAAGGGCCCAGCCTCCGAGTGTCCACacctgtgtgtctctgtcctgCCAGCACCAAGGGCTCATCCATCCGCAGAGCAGGACAGTGGGAGGAGAAGCTATGACCTCCATTCTCATGGTCCTGATCTGTCTCGGTGAGATTTGAAGAGGGAGGGGAGATTCTAACCTAGGAGGGGCCTCACCCCACAGCCAAACTTTGGTGCATAAGGAGACCCCAGGGGCTCACAAAGATCCCAGGGAGGGGAGGACCTGCTCAGGCTTCAGGGGCAAATCTCTCACAGGGAACTCTCTTCCAGGGCTGAGTCTGGGCTCCAGGACCCACGTGCAGGCAGGTGAGTCTGTCCCCAGCTGTCCCAggtccctcctcctccctggggaCAAGGGGCCACCCCTGTGCagctggggatggggaagagCAGATCTGGGCTGACTGATGGGGGCATCTGGAGGGTCCTGCAGCCAAGAGCTGAGATCTGTTGGGTGGGAAATGACTTAGAATCCGATCTGTGATTTCCTTTTAGGAATCCTCCCCGCCAAGCCCACACTCTGGGCTGAGCCAGGGTCTATGATCAGCGAGGGGAGTCCCGTGACCCTCAGGTGTCAGGGGAGCCTTCAGGTTCAGGACTACCGTCTATATAGGGAAAAAAACCCAGCATCCTGGGTTAGACGGATACGACAAGAGCTTGTCAAGAAGGGCTATTTCGCCATTGGATTCATCACCTGGGAACACACAGGGCAGTATCGCTGTCAGTATTACAGCCGCAGTTCGTGGTCAGAGCCCAGCGACCCCCTGGAGCTGGTGGTGATAGGTGAGAGGACCTATCTCTCTgtcccagccccaggctctgTCTTCAGGAAGGGGGTCGGCTCTCAGGGGCGTCTCCCTCTCACAGCCCAGCCCTGGGGATGATGTGGGAGGTGGGAGCCCATTTAACACGGTGCCGCCTTCTCTCCCAGGAGCCTACAGCAAACCCACCCtctcagccctgcccagccctatGGTGGCCTCAGGAGGGAACGTGACTCTCCAGTGTGACTCACAGGTGGCATTTGATGGCTTCATTCTGTGTAAGGAAGGAGAAGATGAACACCCACAACGTCTCAACTCCCACTTCCATGCCCGTGGCTGGTCCTGGGCCGTCTTCTCCGTGGGCCCCGTGAGCCCGAGTCGCAGGTGGTCGTACCGGTGCTATGGTTATGACTCACGCTTTCCCTATGTGTGGTCTTTACCCAGTGATCTCCTGGAGCTCCTGGTCCCAGGTGAGAAATTCACAGCATTGTCTGGAGTTCCCTGAGTCTCCAGGCAGGTGGGGAGGAGCCGCGTCTCAGGGCAGCGCCAGGTGGGATGATGTTGGGACGAGAGGGCTCAGGGCTCCTGGGGTCAGAGACACGGGAAGATCAGCAGTGGTGAGGCccagggggagagggagggtttGTGGGGAAGCCTGAGGGTCGCTCCTGGAAACCGTGAGCACCTTTTCCCAGGTGTTTCTAAGAAGCCGTCACTCTCAGTGCAGCCGGGTCCTGTCGTGGCCCGTGGGGAGAGCCTGACCCTCCAGTGTGGCTCTGATGTCGGCTACGGCAGATTTGCTCTGTACAAGGAGGGAGAAGGTGACCTCCTCCAGCGCCCTGGCCGGCAGCCCCAGGCTGGGCTCTCCCAGGCCAACTTCCTCCTGGGCCCTGTGAGCCGCTCCCACGGGGGCCAGTACAGATGCTACGGTGCACACAACCTCTCCTCCGAGTGGTCGGCCCCCAGTGACCCCCTGGACATCCTGATCGCAGGTGAGGAGCCCAGCGGGTTCAGTCAGGGACCCAGGCTCTGCACAGGCCCCGCCGGGGGAGCCCAGGTGGTGCTGGCTGGGATGAGGGGTGGGGGTCccaagggagagagagacagacagagacaggggatgggtggggagagggagactcagagaaaacagagacagagactgagGGTCCCAGATAGAAGCCTGGAGAGGCGTCAGCTCAGAACCAGGTGGGGCAGCCCCTCACCCATCCTTCTTCTCTCCAGGACAGATCCGTGGCACACCCTTCATCTCAGTGCAGCCGGGCCCCAAGGTGGCCTCAGGAGAGAACGTGACCCTGCTCTGTCAGTCCTCGTGGCAGTTCCACGCTTTCCTTCTGACCCAGGCGGGAGCAGCTGATGCCCACCTCCATCTAAGATCAATGTACAAATATCCCAAGCACCAGGCTGAATTTCCCATGAGTCCTGTGACCTCAGCCCACGCGGGGACCTACAGGTGCTACGGCTCACACAGCTCTGACTCCTACCTGCTGTCCGTCCCCAGTGACCCCCTGGAGCTCGTGGTCTCAGGTGAGGGCCCTCACCCTGTCCTCTCTGAGCCCAAAGACTCAgctctggccctgcccccagGAGAGCTCTGGGCTGGGATGAAGTGAGTGGGGGTGCGACGGGGGTCTCTGCCAGAGGGAGACTCACTCATCAGAGGGGAGGAGGACAACGGCTCCCCCGAAGGCATGCCCACCCTCAGCGGCATCGCCAGCATCATGAACAGGAgaggtgggtggagggagaggctggggagACCACAGCCCCCACGTAGAGAAATTTGGTTTGAGGTGCAGACTTCAGGGAAGCCCCAGCTCCTCAGCCTTCTCTCATTCTTTAACCCAGGACCCTCCGGAGGCCCCAGCtcccccacaacaggccccacctccacatGTGGTAAGTCACTGCGGCTTCTGGACTCAG comes from Macaca fascicularis isolate 582-1 chromosome 19, T2T-MFA8v1.1 and encodes:
- the LOC102120967 gene encoding leukocyte immunoglobulin-like receptor subfamily B member 2 isoform X3 — translated: MTRRAQPPSVHTCVSLSCQHQGLIHPQSRTVGGEAMTSILMVLICLGLSLGSRTHVQAGILPAKPTLWAEPGSMISEGSPVTLRCQGSLQVQDYRLYREKNPASWVRRIRQELVKKGYFAIGFITWEHTGQYRCQYYSRSSWSEPSDPLELVVIGAYSKPTLSALPSPMVASGGNVTLQCDSQVAFDGFILCKEGEDEHPQRLNSHFHARGWSWAVFSVGPVSPSRRWSYRCYGYDSRFPYVWSLPSDLLELLVPGVSKKPSLSVQPGPVVARGESLTLQCGSDVGYGRFALYKEGEGDLLQRPGRQPQAGLSQANFLLGPVSRSHGGQYRCYGAHNLSSEWSAPSDPLDILIAGQIRGTPFISVQPGPKVASGENVTLLCQSSWQFHAFLLTQAGAADAHLHLRSMYKYPKHQAEFPMSPVTSAHAGTYRCYGSHSSDSYLLSVPSDPLELVVSGPSGGPSSPTTGPTSTCGPEDQSLTPTGSAPQSGLGRHLGVVTGVLVAFVLLLFLLLLLFLVLRHRRQGKRWTSAQRKADFQHPAGAVEPEPRDRGLQRRSSPAADTQEENLYAAVKDTQPEDGVELDSQQSPHDEDPQAVTYARVKHSGPRREMASPPSPLSEEFLDTKDTQAEEDRQMDTQAAASEDPQDVTYAQLQSLTLRRETTEPPPPQERAPPVESSIYATLTIH
- the LOC102120967 gene encoding leukocyte immunoglobulin-like receptor subfamily B member 1 isoform X7, whose translation is MTRRAQPPSVHTCVSLSCQHQGLIHPQSRTVGGEAMTSILMVLICLGLSLGSRTHVQAGILPAKPTLWAEPGSMISEGSPVTLRCQGSLQVQDYRLYREKNPASWVRRIRQELVKKGYFAIGFITWEHTGQYRCQYYSRSSWSEPSDPLELVVIGAYSKPTLSALPSPMVASGGNVTLQCDSQVAFDGFILCKEGEDEHPQRLNSHFHARGWSWAVFSVGPVSPSRRWSYRCYGYDSRFPYVWSLPSDLLELLVPGVSKKPSLSVQPGPVVARGESLTLQCGSDVGYGRFALYKEGEGDLLQRPGRQPQAGLSQANFLLGPVSRSHGGQYRCYGAHNLSSEWSAPSDPLDILIAGQIRGTPFISVQPGPKVASGENVTLLCQSSWQFHAFLLTQAGAADAHLHLRSMYKYPKHQAEFPMSPVTSAHAGTYRCYGSHSSDSYLLSVPSDPLELVVSGPSGGPSSPTTGPTSTCGPEDQSLTPTGSAPQSGLGRHLGVVTGVLVAFVLLLFLLLLLFLVLRHRRQGKRWTSAQRKADFQHPAGAVEPEPRDRGLQRRSSPAADTQEENLYAAVKDTQPEDGVELDSQSPHDEDPQAVTYARVKHSGPRREMASPPSPLSEEFLDTKDTQAAASEDPQDVTYAQLQSLTLRRETTEPPPPQERAPPVESSIYATLTIH
- the LOC102120967 gene encoding leukocyte immunoglobulin-like receptor subfamily B member 2 isoform X1 — its product is MTRRAQPPSVHTCVSLSCQHQGLIHPQSRTVGGEAMTSILMVLICLGLSLGSRTHVQAGILPAKPTLWAEPGSMISEGSPVTLRCQGSLQVQDYRLYREKNPASWVRRIRQELVKKGYFAIGFITWEHTGQYRCQYYSRSSWSEPSDPLELVVIGAYSKPTLSALPSPMVASGGNVTLQCDSQVAFDGFILCKEGEDEHPQRLNSHFHARGWSWAVFSVGPVSPSRRWSYRCYGYDSRFPYVWSLPSDLLELLVPGVSKKPSLSVQPGPVVARGESLTLQCGSDVGYGRFALYKEGEGDLLQRPGRQPQAGLSQANFLLGPVSRSHGGQYRCYGAHNLSSEWSAPSDPLDILIAGQIRGTPFISVQPGPKVASGENVTLLCQSSWQFHAFLLTQAGAADAHLHLRSMYKYPKHQAEFPMSPVTSAHAGTYRCYGSHSSDSYLLSVPSDPLELVVSGPSGGPSSPTTGPTSTCAGPEDQSLTPTGSAPQSGLGRHLGVVTGVLVAFVLLLFLLLLLFLVLRHRRQGKRWTSAQRKADFQHPAGAVEPEPRDRGLQRRSSPAADTQEENLYAAVKDTQPEDGVELDSQQSPHDEDPQAVTYARVKHSGPRREMASPPSPLSEEFLDTKDTQAEEDRQMDTQAAASEDPQDVTYAQLQSLTLRRETTEPPPPQERAPPVESSIYATLTIH
- the LOC102120967 gene encoding leukocyte immunoglobulin-like receptor subfamily B member 1 isoform X2 — its product is MTRRAQPPSVHTCVSLSCQHQGLIHPQSRTVGGEAMTSILMVLICLGLSLGSRTHVQAGILPAKPTLWAEPGSMISEGSPVTLRCQGSLQVQDYRLYREKNPASWVRRIRQELVKKGYFAIGFITWEHTGQYRCQYYSRSSWSEPSDPLELVVIGAYSKPTLSALPSPMVASGGNVTLQCDSQVAFDGFILCKEGEDEHPQRLNSHFHARGWSWAVFSVGPVSPSRRWSYRCYGYDSRFPYVWSLPSDLLELLVPGVSKKPSLSVQPGPVVARGESLTLQCGSDVGYGRFALYKEGEGDLLQRPGRQPQAGLSQANFLLGPVSRSHGGQYRCYGAHNLSSEWSAPSDPLDILIAGQIRGTPFISVQPGPKVASGENVTLLCQSSWQFHAFLLTQAGAADAHLHLRSMYKYPKHQAEFPMSPVTSAHAGTYRCYGSHSSDSYLLSVPSDPLELVVSGPSGGPSSPTTGPTSTCAGPEDQSLTPTGSAPQSGLGRHLGVVTGVLVAFVLLLFLLLLLFLVLRHRRQGKRWTSAQRKADFQHPAGAVEPEPRDRGLQRRSSPAADTQEENLYAAVKDTQPEDGVELDSQSPHDEDPQAVTYARVKHSGPRREMASPPSPLSEEFLDTKDTQAEEDRQMDTQAAASEDPQDVTYAQLQSLTLRRETTEPPPPQERAPPVESSIYATLTIH
- the LOC102120967 gene encoding leukocyte immunoglobulin-like receptor subfamily B member 2 isoform X4; translated protein: MTRRAQPPSVHTCVSLSCQHQGLIHPQSRTVGGEAMTSILMVLICLGLSLGSRTHVQAGILPAKPTLWAEPGSMISEGSPVTLRCQGSLQVQDYRLYREKNPASWVRRIRQELVKKGYFAIGFITWEHTGQYRCQYYSRSSWSEPSDPLELVVIGAYSKPTLSALPSPMVASGGNVTLQCDSQVAFDGFILCKEGEDEHPQRLNSHFHARGWSWAVFSVGPVSPSRRWSYRCYGYDSRFPYVWSLPSDLLELLVPGVSKKPSLSVQPGPVVARGESLTLQCGSDVGYGRFALYKEGEGDLLQRPGRQPQAGLSQANFLLGPVSRSHGGQYRCYGAHNLSSEWSAPSDPLDILIAGQIRGTPFISVQPGPKVASGENVTLLCQSSWQFHAFLLTQAGAADAHLHLRSMYKYPKHQAEFPMSPVTSAHAGTYRCYGSHSSDSYLLSVPSDPLELVVSGPSGGPSSPTTGPTSTCGPEDQSLTPTGSAPQSGLGRHLGVVTGVLVAFVLLLFLLLLLFLVLRHRRQGKRWTSAQRKADFQHPAGAVEPEPRDRGLQRRSSPAADTQEENLYAAVKDTQPEDGVELDSQSPHDEDPQAVTYARVKHSGPRREMASPPSPLSEEFLDTKDTQAEEDRQMDTQAAASEDPQDVTYAQLQSLTLRRETTEPPPPQERAPPVESSIYATLTIH
- the LOC102120967 gene encoding leukocyte immunoglobulin-like receptor subfamily B member 1 isoform X6, which translates into the protein MTRRAQPPSVHTCVSLSCQHQGLIHPQSRTVGGEAMTSILMVLICLGLSLGSRTHVQAGILPAKPTLWAEPGSMISEGSPVTLRCQGSLQVQDYRLYREKNPASWVRRIRQELVKKGYFAIGFITWEHTGQYRCQYYSRSSWSEPSDPLELVVIGAYSKPTLSALPSPMVASGGNVTLQCDSQVAFDGFILCKEGEDEHPQRLNSHFHARGWSWAVFSVGPVSPSRRWSYRCYGYDSRFPYVWSLPSDLLELLVPGVSKKPSLSVQPGPVVARGESLTLQCGSDVGYGRFALYKEGEGDLLQRPGRQPQAGLSQANFLLGPVSRSHGGQYRCYGAHNLSSEWSAPSDPLDILIAGQIRGTPFISVQPGPKVASGENVTLLCQSSWQFHAFLLTQAGAADAHLHLRSMYKYPKHQAEFPMSPVTSAHAGTYRCYGSHSSDSYLLSVPSDPLELVVSGPSGGPSSPTTGPTSTCAGPEDQSLTPTGSAPQSGLGRHLGVVTGVLVAFVLLLFLLLLLFLVLRHRRQGKRWTSAQRKADFQHPAGAVEPEPRDRGLQRRSSPAADTQEENLYAAVKDTQPEDGVELDSQSPHDEDPQAVTYARVKHSGPRREMASPPSPLSEEFLDTKDTQAAASEDPQDVTYAQLQSLTLRRETTEPPPPQERAPPVESSIYATLTIH